A part of Arthrobacter dokdonellae genomic DNA contains:
- the rpsJ gene encoding 30S ribosomal protein S10, whose product MAGQKIRIRLKSYDHEVIDVSARKIVETVTRAGATVVGPVPLPTEKNVYCVIRSPHKYKDSREHFEMRTHKRLIDIIDPTPKAVDSLMRLDLPADVNIEIKL is encoded by the coding sequence ATGGCGGGACAAAAAATCCGCATCCGGCTGAAGTCATATGACCACGAGGTCATTGATGTTTCAGCGCGGAAGATCGTTGAGACGGTCACGCGCGCAGGCGCAACGGTAGTTGGCCCCGTGCCGCTGCCCACCGAGAAGAACGTGTACTGCGTTATCCGTTCGCCTCACAAGTACAAGGACAGCCGCGAGCACTTCGAAATGCGCACGCACAAGCGTCTGATCGACATCATCGACCCCACGCCCAAGGCGGTGGATTCGCTCATGCGTCTCGACCTGCCGGCCGACGTGAACATCGAAATCAAACTGTAG